From Streptomyces griseorubiginosus, one genomic window encodes:
- a CDS encoding SpoIIE family protein phosphatase, giving the protein MGAIPAQREPVARGADTCAPGAGGAPAAARVRATFPGSPLTPGGARALLRATLGEWAELALPGTEFLTDRQSDDAVVVVSELVTNAVVHAGTEVELDCRLETHSGGLVIEVLDHHPSRSPRDGDTETPYGIPEYGRGLRLVAALAESWGITYRTGAKTVWARVPAGGKEAVDGIQAYAGEDGDLCGRGVFAPEGAVTPSEPSGPAPGSGSVASLAGGSASTAGSGSGSASASESTSGAPSLSASESTSGAPSLSAAESTSGVLSAAVSVSIPSSVASLVPTMPSASPSTAVPAWEQDRDWLNRGALSFLAEASDLLAGQLDENLVAALAGQLIVPRLADWCAVWLEDEVAGRWGSSRPGEGDSGGGWGDSGAPGPRLARVWHSSESRIEDLKRVLEKEPPRLPGGPDRVGPVTFPWPTEALGAPAAGSGSPLAAGPGSWPVAGSDPSPGSGSTSSHASPHGSGPGSTHGSGPGSPHGSGPGSTPASPHGSGPGSTPASAQGPGPSPGSGSASPPTPTPSQGSALAYRLTAGGRPLGTLVIGRAGPTGFPDEITGLVEDLSRRVALAIGAARQYARQATISAVLQRGLLPGAVAEIPGVRSALVYEPCDKGGPSGDFYDLFPAGDGRWCFAVGDVQGKGPEAAVVIGLARPWLRLLAREGYRVADVLDRLNQLLLDDATEAADAAARALASAGGRPPHPGDGPQTRFLSLLYGELVPFDGGVRCTLASAGHPLPLLLGAGGQVRTAARPQTLLGVVEDETYTSETFELRPGDSLLCVTDGVTERRSGSRQFDDEDGLADALAGCAGLDAELIAERIKRLVHEFGARPPEDDLALLVLQAE; this is encoded by the coding sequence ATGGGGGCCATTCCTGCGCAACGGGAACCCGTTGCCCGTGGGGCCGACACGTGTGCGCCCGGCGCCGGTGGGGCGCCCGCCGCGGCGCGCGTCCGTGCCACCTTCCCCGGCAGTCCGCTCACTCCGGGCGGGGCCCGGGCGCTGTTACGGGCCACGCTGGGCGAATGGGCCGAACTCGCCCTGCCCGGCACCGAGTTCCTCACCGACCGGCAGTCGGACGACGCCGTGGTGGTCGTCAGCGAGCTGGTCACCAACGCCGTCGTGCACGCCGGCACCGAGGTGGAGCTGGACTGCCGGCTGGAGACGCACAGCGGTGGCCTCGTCATCGAGGTCCTCGACCACCACCCCTCGCGCTCCCCGCGCGACGGCGACACCGAGACGCCCTACGGCATACCGGAGTACGGGCGCGGACTGCGGCTCGTCGCCGCGCTCGCCGAGTCCTGGGGGATCACGTATCGGACGGGCGCCAAGACGGTGTGGGCACGGGTGCCGGCCGGGGGGAAGGAGGCGGTGGACGGGATCCAGGCGTATGCGGGGGAGGACGGGGACCTGTGTGGGCGGGGGGTGTTCGCGCCTGAGGGGGCGGTGACACCGAGCGAGCCGTCGGGGCCGGCGCCGGGATCGGGTTCGGTGGCCTCGCTGGCAGGCGGCTCGGCGTCCACCGCGGGTTCGGGGTCCGGCTCGGCGTCGGCCTCGGAATCGACTTCGGGTGCGCCCTCGCTCTCGGCCTCGGAATCGACTTCGGGTGCGCCCTCGCTCTCGGCCGCGGAATCAACTTCGGGTGTGCTCTCGGCCGCGGTTTCGGTTTCGATTCCGTCCTCGGTAGCGTCCCTGGTCCCGACCATGCCCTCGGCTTCACCCTCGACCGCAGTTCCGGCCTGGGAGCAGGACCGTGACTGGCTCAACCGCGGTGCCCTCTCCTTCCTCGCCGAGGCGTCCGACCTGCTCGCCGGGCAGCTGGACGAGAACCTCGTGGCCGCGCTGGCCGGTCAGCTGATCGTGCCGCGGCTGGCCGACTGGTGTGCGGTGTGGTTGGAGGACGAGGTCGCCGGGCGCTGGGGTTCCTCCCGCCCGGGTGAGGGGGACAGCGGCGGGGGCTGGGGCGACAGCGGTGCGCCGGGACCCCGGTTGGCGCGGGTGTGGCACAGCAGCGAGAGCCGTATCGAGGACCTGAAACGGGTGCTGGAGAAGGAGCCACCACGACTGCCCGGCGGCCCGGACCGCGTGGGCCCGGTCACCTTCCCCTGGCCGACGGAGGCCCTCGGCGCGCCCGCCGCCGGGTCCGGCTCCCCGCTCGCCGCCGGGCCCGGCTCCTGGCCTGTCGCCGGGTCCGACCCCTCGCCCGGCTCTGGATCCACCTCCTCGCACGCTTCCCCGCACGGCTCAGGCCCAGGCTCCACGCACGGCTCAGGCCCAGGCTCCCCGCACGGCTCAGGCCCAGGCTCCACGCCCGCTTCCCCGCACGGCTCAGGCCCAGGCTCCACGCCCGCCTCCGCGCAGGGCCCCGGCCCCTCGCCCGGCTCCGGGTCCGCCTCCCCTCCCACCCCCACCCCCTCACAAGGCTCCGCCCTCGCCTACCGCCTCACCGCAGGCGGCCGCCCACTCGGCACCCTGGTGATCGGGCGGGCCGGGCCGACCGGGTTTCCCGATGAGATCACCGGGCTTGTCGAGGACCTCAGCCGGCGGGTCGCGCTTGCCATCGGGGCTGCCCGTCAGTACGCCCGTCAGGCCACCATCAGCGCGGTGCTCCAGCGCGGGCTGCTGCCGGGGGCCGTGGCCGAGATACCCGGCGTGCGCAGCGCCCTGGTGTACGAGCCGTGCGACAAGGGCGGGCCCAGCGGCGACTTCTACGACCTCTTCCCGGCCGGCGACGGCCGCTGGTGCTTCGCCGTCGGTGACGTGCAGGGCAAGGGCCCCGAGGCCGCCGTGGTGATCGGGTTGGCCCGCCCCTGGCTCCGGCTGCTCGCTCGCGAGGGCTACCGCGTCGCCGACGTCCTCGACCGCCTCAACCAGTTGCTCCTCGACGACGCCACGGAGGCCGCCGACGCGGCGGCACGGGCCCTCGCCTCCGCCGGCGGCCGCCCCCCGCACCCCGGGGACGGACCGCAGACCCGCTTCCTGTCCCTCCTCTACGGCGAGCTCGTGCCCTTCGACGGCGGAGTGCGCTGCACCCTCGCCTCCGCGGGCCACCCGCTGCCCCTGCTGCTCGGGGCGGGCGGCCAGGTCCGCACGGCAGCCCGCCCGCAGACCCTGCTCGGGGTCGTCGAGGACGAGACGTACACCAGCGAGACCTTCGAGCTGCGGCCCGGCGACAGCCTGCTGTGCGTCACCGACGGGGTGACCGAGCGGCGCAGTGGCAGCCGGCAGTTCGACGACGAGGACGGGCTCGCGGACGCGCTCGCGGGCTGCGCGGGCCTCGACGCCGAGCTGATCGCGGAGCGGATCAAGCGGCTGGTGCACGAGTTCGGGGCGCGCCCGCCGGAGGACGATCTGGCGCTGCTGGTGCTCCAGGCGGAGTAG
- a CDS encoding response regulator, whose translation MSAEATTDDRAGILLVDDMEDNLIALEAVLGSLNEPLVRARSGEEAMKALLRRRFALVLLDVRMPGMDGFETAANIKRLDQTKDVPIIFLTGTDDDSGYAFRGYATGAADYLTKPFDPWVLRAKVSVFLDLHRKNQQLERLLARQRTDYEEVSKQLADLEQELTDPQRTRIKELRHLLEKR comes from the coding sequence ATGAGCGCTGAGGCAACGACCGACGACCGTGCCGGCATCCTCCTCGTCGACGACATGGAGGACAACCTGATCGCGCTGGAGGCGGTCCTGGGGTCCCTCAACGAACCACTGGTGCGCGCCCGTTCGGGCGAGGAGGCGATGAAGGCCCTGCTCCGCCGCCGGTTCGCCCTGGTCCTCCTGGACGTCCGGATGCCGGGCATGGACGGCTTCGAGACCGCCGCCAACATCAAACGCCTGGACCAGACGAAGGACGTCCCGATCATCTTCCTCACGGGCACGGACGACGACTCGGGGTACGCCTTCCGGGGCTACGCGACCGGCGCCGCCGACTACCTGACCAAGCCGTTCGATCCGTGGGTGCTGCGCGCGAAGGTGAGCGTGTTCCTGGACCTGCACAGGAAGAACCAGCAGCTGGAGCGCTTGCTGGCACGGCAGCGGACGGACTACGAGGAGGTGAGCAAGCAACTGGCGGACCTGGAGCAGGAACTGACGGATCCCCAGCGCACCAGGATCAAGGAACTCCGGCACCTTCTCGAGAAACGGTGA
- a CDS encoding AMP-dependent synthetase/ligase, whose translation MSDTQTLIENRPPSVATLFLERVASTPDAEAYRYPVPAASGEGPDEWKSLTWAQAAERVHAIAAGLIELGVQPEQRVALASSTRLDWILADLGIMCAGAATTTVYPQTNADESAFILSDSESRVLIAEDAAQLAKAVEKRGELPALTNVVVIDPAGVETSDFVLTLAELEARGAARLEKDPDLIKERVGAITKDQLATLIYTSGTTGRPKGVRLPHDNWAYMAKAIAATGLISGEDVQYLWLPLAHVFGKVLTSGQIEVGHVTAVDGRVDKIIENLPVVQPTYMAAVPRIFEKVYNGVAAKARAGGGAKYKIFQWAAEVGREYAKTTQDNFRRTGVASAPFGLSAKHKVADALVFAKIREAFGGNLRACVSGSAALAPEIGYFFSGAGIHILEGYGLTESSAASFVNPGEAYRTGTVGKPLPGTEVRIADDGEILLRGPGIMEGYHGLPEKTAEVLEADGWFHTGDIGELSPDGYLRITDRKKDLIKTSGGKYIAPAEVEGQFKAVCPYVSNILVHGADRNFCTALIALDEVSILEWAKENGLEGKSYAEVVAAPATVSMVEGYVKQLNEGLQRWQTIKKFRLLPRDLDVEHGEITPSLKLKRPVVEREYKHLIDEMYAGSREA comes from the coding sequence GTGAGCGACACACAGACACTGATCGAGAACCGTCCGCCGAGTGTGGCGACCCTCTTCCTGGAGCGCGTTGCGAGCACACCGGACGCCGAGGCGTACCGCTACCCGGTGCCGGCGGCCTCCGGCGAGGGCCCGGACGAGTGGAAGTCGCTCACCTGGGCGCAGGCCGCGGAGCGGGTGCACGCCATCGCGGCCGGCCTGATCGAGCTGGGCGTGCAGCCCGAGCAGCGGGTCGCCCTCGCCTCCTCGACCCGGCTCGACTGGATCCTCGCGGACCTCGGCATCATGTGCGCCGGCGCCGCCACGACCACGGTCTACCCGCAGACCAACGCCGACGAGTCGGCGTTCATCCTCTCCGACTCCGAGAGCCGGGTGCTGATCGCGGAGGACGCCGCCCAGCTCGCCAAGGCCGTCGAGAAGCGCGGTGAGCTGCCCGCGTTGACGAACGTCGTGGTGATCGACCCGGCGGGCGTCGAGACCAGTGACTTCGTGCTCACCCTCGCCGAGCTGGAGGCCCGTGGCGCCGCCCGCCTGGAGAAGGACCCCGACCTGATCAAGGAGCGGGTCGGCGCGATCACCAAGGACCAGCTCGCGACCCTGATCTACACCTCCGGCACCACAGGGCGTCCCAAGGGTGTACGGCTGCCGCACGACAACTGGGCCTACATGGCGAAGGCGATCGCCGCGACCGGCCTGATCAGCGGCGAGGACGTGCAGTACCTGTGGCTGCCGCTCGCGCACGTCTTCGGCAAGGTGCTCACCTCGGGGCAGATCGAGGTCGGTCACGTCACCGCCGTCGACGGCCGCGTCGACAAGATCATCGAGAACTTGCCGGTCGTGCAGCCGACGTACATGGCGGCCGTCCCGCGCATCTTCGAGAAGGTCTACAACGGGGTCGCCGCGAAGGCCCGTGCGGGCGGCGGTGCCAAGTACAAGATCTTCCAGTGGGCCGCCGAGGTGGGCCGCGAGTACGCCAAGACCACCCAGGACAACTTCCGGCGCACCGGGGTCGCGTCCGCGCCCTTCGGGCTGAGCGCCAAGCACAAGGTGGCCGACGCGCTGGTCTTCGCGAAGATCCGGGAGGCGTTCGGCGGCAACCTGCGGGCCTGTGTCTCCGGCTCGGCCGCGCTCGCCCCCGAGATCGGCTACTTCTTCTCCGGCGCCGGCATCCACATCCTCGAGGGCTACGGCCTCACGGAGTCCTCGGCGGCGTCCTTCGTGAACCCCGGCGAGGCCTACCGCACCGGCACGGTCGGCAAGCCGCTGCCCGGCACGGAGGTCCGCATCGCCGACGACGGGGAGATCCTGCTGCGGGGCCCCGGGATCATGGAGGGCTACCACGGGCTGCCCGAGAAGACCGCCGAGGTCCTGGAGGCCGACGGGTGGTTCCACACCGGGGACATCGGGGAGCTCTCGCCCGACGGGTACCTGCGGATCACTGACCGCAAGAAGGACCTCATCAAGACGTCCGGCGGCAAGTACATCGCACCCGCCGAGGTGGAGGGGCAGTTCAAGGCGGTGTGCCCGTACGTCTCCAACATCCTGGTGCACGGGGCGGACCGTAACTTCTGCACCGCGCTCATCGCGCTGGACGAGGTGTCGATCCTGGAGTGGGCCAAGGAGAACGGGCTCGAAGGGAAGTCGTACGCGGAGGTCGTCGCCGCGCCCGCGACCGTGTCCATGGTCGAGGGGTACGTGAAGCAGCTCAACGAGGGGCTTCAGCGGTGGCAGACCATCAAGAAGTTCCGGTTGCTGCCGCGGGATCTCGACGTGGAGCACGGGGAGATCACGCCGAGCCTGAAGTTGAAGCGGCCGGTTGTGGAGCGGGAGTACAAGCACCTCATTGACGAGATGTACGCGGGGTCCCGGGAAGCGTAG
- a CDS encoding HAMP domain-containing protein, with amino-acid sequence MSENSGTPVFEEGQKEAWIRASDLRPLLAAMTAARDGDFRRMPEAGDGIVAELTAIFNQLVDRNVHFTGEVNRVKRELVRHGRLDERLSPSPGQGSWTSRVNDVNQLLDALVAPAANATRVLDAVAGGDLTQRVDLHDGNRQLRGDLRRLGRAVNKMVDQLSLFTGEVTRVAREVGTEGRLGGRAKVTGLSGSWRDVTEAVNTMASRLTAQVRDIALVTTAVARGDLTRTVTVEATGELLELKLTVNTMVDQLSAFADEVTRVAREVGTEGQLGGRAQVRGVSGVWKDLTDNVNFMASNLTSQVRNIAQVTTAVANGDLSQKITVDAQGEILELKSTINTMVDQLSAFADEVTRVAREVGTEGNLGGRAQVRGVSGVWKDLTDNVNFMADNLTSQVRNIALVSTAVAQGDLGKKITVEAKGEILELKSTINTMVDQLSAFADEVTRVAREVGTEGNLGGQAQVRGVSGVWKDLTDNVNFMALNLTSQVRNIAQVTTAVANGDLSKKITVDARGEILELKDTVNTMVEQLRAFADEVTRVAREVGTDGRLGGRAQVLGVSGVWRDLTDNVNYMADNLTSQVRNIAQVTTAVANGDLSKKIDVDARGEILELKTAINTMVDTLSSFSSEVTRVAREVGSEGQLGGQARVEGVYGTWKRLTTNVNELASNLTTQVRAIAEVASAVAQGDMSRSITVETQGEVAELKDNINLMVANLRETTRAKDWLESNLARLAALMQGHRDLMEVADLILRELTPLVNAQYGAFFLADPDEDSASLRTTVPAKGLAFIAGYGSAQGATVDTGGMPVHGLVRQAAREKKRILVEEAPPDYIKINSGLGEAAPASVVIIPILFEDKLLGVIELASFSRFSDVHLAFFDQFVNTIGVAINTIIANSRTESLLGESQRLAMQLQERSDELQMQQAELQRSNAELEEKAALLATSSQYKSEFLANMSHELRTPLNSLLILARLLSDNPDGHLSDQEVQFATTIHRSGSDLLQLINDILDLSKIEAGRMDVRPKKLPLIKLLDYVHATFRPLTLDRGLAFEVAVGEDVPREMYSDEQRLQQILRNLLSNAIKFTASGRVELRVNRVMDPERRYVRDSDDVVAFAVTDTGIGIAREKLPVIFEAFQQADGTTNRKYGGTGLGLSISREIAGLLGGRIVAESEPGKGSTFTLYVPVVSPGHTATGPTTEDRLLPAPEDLSTEPYPTAHDAEDSWPAPTRLEAWKSGRAGQVLSGRRVLIVDDDIRNVFALTHVLGRVGMPVLYAENGREGIETLERNPDVELVLMDIMMPEMDGYETIAAIRRTARWAGLPIVALTAKAMPGDREKSIARGANDYVPKPVDVDQLLTVVCALLDPEGAETEERTDAEEAVVPPTDD; translated from the coding sequence ATGAGTGAGAACAGTGGTACGCCTGTGTTCGAAGAAGGACAGAAAGAAGCCTGGATTCGAGCATCGGACCTACGCCCTCTGCTCGCCGCGATGACCGCTGCCCGGGACGGCGACTTCCGCCGGATGCCGGAGGCAGGCGACGGGATCGTGGCCGAACTGACGGCCATCTTCAATCAACTGGTCGACCGCAACGTCCACTTCACCGGTGAGGTCAACCGGGTGAAGCGGGAGCTGGTGCGGCACGGCCGGCTCGACGAGCGGCTCTCCCCCAGCCCGGGGCAGGGCTCGTGGACCTCCCGGGTCAACGACGTGAACCAGTTGCTCGACGCCCTGGTGGCCCCGGCCGCCAACGCGACCAGGGTCCTGGACGCGGTGGCCGGCGGCGATCTGACCCAGCGGGTCGACCTGCACGACGGCAACCGCCAACTGCGTGGTGATCTACGGCGTCTGGGCCGGGCCGTGAACAAGATGGTCGACCAGCTCTCCCTGTTCACCGGCGAGGTGACCCGGGTGGCCCGTGAGGTCGGCACCGAGGGGCGGCTGGGCGGCCGGGCCAAGGTGACGGGCCTGTCCGGCAGTTGGCGGGATGTGACCGAGGCGGTCAACACCATGGCGTCCCGGCTGACCGCCCAGGTCCGTGACATCGCCCTGGTGACCACGGCGGTGGCCCGCGGCGACCTGACCCGCACGGTCACGGTCGAGGCGACCGGTGAGCTGCTCGAACTGAAGCTGACCGTGAACACGATGGTCGACCAGCTCTCCGCCTTCGCCGACGAGGTGACCCGCGTCGCCCGCGAGGTCGGCACCGAGGGGCAGCTGGGCGGCCGGGCCCAGGTGCGGGGCGTGTCCGGGGTCTGGAAGGACCTCACCGACAACGTCAACTTCATGGCGTCGAACCTGACTTCGCAGGTCCGGAACATCGCCCAGGTGACGACCGCCGTCGCCAACGGCGACCTGTCGCAGAAGATCACCGTGGACGCGCAGGGCGAGATCCTCGAACTGAAGTCGACCATCAACACGATGGTCGACCAGCTCTCCGCCTTCGCCGACGAGGTGACGAGGGTCGCCCGCGAGGTGGGCACCGAGGGCAACCTCGGCGGGCGGGCCCAGGTGCGCGGGGTCTCCGGCGTCTGGAAGGACCTCACCGACAACGTCAACTTCATGGCGGACAACCTCACTTCGCAGGTCCGCAACATCGCCCTGGTGTCGACGGCGGTGGCCCAGGGCGACCTCGGCAAGAAGATCACGGTCGAGGCGAAGGGCGAGATCCTGGAGCTGAAGTCGACCATCAACACCATGGTCGACCAGCTCTCCGCCTTCGCCGACGAGGTCACCCGCGTCGCCCGCGAAGTCGGCACCGAGGGCAACCTCGGCGGCCAGGCGCAGGTGCGGGGCGTCTCCGGGGTCTGGAAGGACCTCACCGACAACGTCAACTTCATGGCCCTGAACCTGACTTCACAGGTCCGGAACATCGCCCAGGTGACGACCGCCGTCGCCAACGGCGACCTGTCGAAGAAGATCACCGTCGACGCCCGCGGCGAGATCCTCGAACTGAAGGACACCGTCAACACGATGGTGGAGCAGCTGCGGGCCTTCGCGGACGAGGTGACCCGGGTAGCCCGCGAGGTCGGCACCGACGGCCGGCTCGGCGGGCGGGCCCAGGTCCTCGGCGTCTCCGGTGTCTGGCGGGATCTGACCGACAACGTCAACTACATGGCGGACAACCTGACGTCACAGGTCCGGAACATCGCCCAGGTGACGACCGCGGTGGCCAACGGTGACCTGTCCAAGAAGATCGACGTGGACGCGCGTGGCGAGATCCTGGAGCTGAAGACCGCCATCAACACCATGGTCGACACGCTCTCCTCCTTCTCCTCCGAGGTCACCCGCGTGGCCCGCGAGGTCGGCTCCGAGGGCCAACTCGGCGGCCAGGCACGGGTCGAGGGCGTGTACGGCACCTGGAAGCGCCTGACGACCAACGTGAACGAACTCGCGTCCAACCTCACCACGCAGGTCCGCGCGATCGCCGAGGTGGCCTCCGCGGTGGCGCAGGGCGACATGTCCCGCTCGATCACCGTGGAGACACAGGGCGAGGTCGCCGAGCTCAAGGACAACATCAACCTGATGGTGGCCAACCTCCGCGAGACGACCCGCGCCAAGGACTGGCTGGAGTCCAACCTGGCCCGCCTGGCCGCCCTGATGCAGGGCCACCGGGACCTGATGGAGGTCGCCGACCTGATCCTGCGCGAGCTGACCCCGCTGGTGAACGCCCAGTACGGGGCGTTCTTCCTGGCCGACCCGGACGAGGACAGCGCCTCGCTGCGCACTACGGTTCCCGCGAAGGGACTGGCGTTCATCGCGGGCTACGGCTCGGCGCAGGGCGCGACGGTCGACACCGGCGGCATGCCGGTGCACGGTCTGGTCCGTCAGGCGGCCCGGGAGAAGAAGCGGATCCTGGTGGAGGAGGCCCCGCCGGACTACATCAAGATCAACAGCGGGTTGGGCGAGGCGGCCCCGGCCAGCGTGGTGATCATCCCGATCCTCTTCGAGGACAAGCTCCTCGGCGTCATCGAGCTCGCCTCCTTCTCCCGCTTCTCCGACGTCCACCTGGCGTTCTTCGACCAGTTCGTGAACACCATCGGCGTCGCCATCAACACCATCATCGCCAACTCCCGCACCGAGTCCCTGCTCGGTGAGTCCCAGCGCCTGGCCATGCAGCTCCAGGAACGCTCGGACGAACTCCAGATGCAGCAGGCCGAGTTGCAGCGCTCGAACGCCGAACTGGAGGAGAAGGCAGCCCTGCTCGCCACCTCCTCGCAGTACAAGTCGGAGTTCCTGGCGAACATGTCCCACGAGCTGCGCACCCCGCTGAACTCCCTGCTGATCCTGGCCAGGCTGCTCTCCGACAACCCGGACGGCCATCTCTCCGACCAGGAGGTCCAGTTCGCGACGACGATCCACCGCTCGGGCTCCGACCTGCTCCAGCTGATCAACGACATCCTGGACCTGTCGAAGATCGAGGCCGGCCGGATGGACGTACGCCCGAAGAAGCTGCCGCTGATCAAGCTGCTCGACTACGTCCACGCCACCTTCCGCCCGCTCACCCTGGACCGGGGGCTCGCCTTCGAGGTGGCGGTCGGCGAGGACGTGCCGCGCGAGATGTACTCGGACGAGCAGCGGCTCCAGCAGATCCTGCGCAACCTGCTCTCCAACGCGATCAAGTTCACCGCCTCCGGCCGCGTCGAACTGCGCGTGAACCGCGTCATGGACCCCGAGCGCCGGTACGTCCGCGACAGCGACGACGTGGTCGCCTTCGCCGTCACCGACACCGGCATCGGCATCGCGCGGGAGAAACTCCCGGTGATCTTCGAGGCGTTCCAGCAGGCCGACGGCACCACCAACCGCAAGTACGGCGGCACCGGGCTCGGTCTGTCCATCAGCCGGGAGATCGCGGGCCTGCTGGGCGGCCGTATCGTCGCCGAGAGCGAACCCGGCAAGGGCTCCACGTTCACGCTCTACGTCCCGGTGGTCAGCCCCGGCCACACGGCCACCGGCCCGACCACCGAGGACCGCCTGCTGCCGGCCCCCGAGGATCTGTCCACCGAGCCCTACCCGACCGCCCACGACGCCGAGGACTCCTGGCCCGCGCCCACCAGGCTGGAGGCGTGGAAGTCGGGCCGGGCGGGTCAGGTGCTGTCCGGGCGGCGGGTGCTGATCGTGGACGACGACATCCGCAATGTCTTCGCGCTCACCCATGTGCTGGGCCGGGTCGGCATGCCGGTCCTGTACGCGGAGAACGGCCGCGAGGGAATCGAGACCCTGGAGCGCAACCCGGACGTCGAGCTCGTCCTGATGGACATCATGATGCCGGAGATGGACGGCTACGAGACCATCGCCGCCATCCGCCGCACCGCCCGCTGGGCCGGGCTGCCCATCGTCGCGCTCACCGCGAAGGCGATGCCGGGAGACCGTGAGAAGTCGATCGCGCGCGGTGCCAACGACTACGTACCCAAGCCGGTGGACGTCGACCAGCTCCTGACCGTCGTCTGCGCGCTCCTGGACCCCGAGGGCGCGGAGACGGAGGAGCGGACCGACGCCGAGGAGGCGGTGGTCCCGCCCACCGACGACTGA
- the lepA gene encoding translation elongation factor 4, translated as MPAIPSHVPEPSRTDPALIRNFCIIAHIDHGKSTLADRMLQLTGVVEQRQMRAQYLDRMDIERERGITIKSQAVRLPWAPTDDKSNTHILNMIDTPGHVDFTYEVSRSLAACEGTVLLVDAAQGIEAQTLANLYLAMENDLTIIPVLNKIDLPAAQPEKFAEELANLVGCDPSDVLKVSAKTGLGVDALLDRVVKEVPAPVGVADAPARAMIFDSVYDSYRGVVTYVRVIDGQLNKRERIKMMSTGATHELLEIGTNSPEMLGADGLGVGEVGYLITGVKDVRQSKVGDTVTSQQKGATEALGGYKDPKPMVFSGLYPLDGSDYPELREALDKLQLNDAALVYEPETSAALGFGFRVGFLGLLHLDVIRERLEREFGLDLIATAPNVVYRVVMEDGTEHTVTNPSEFPEGKINEVYEPVVRATILAPTEFIGSIMELCQTRRGTLLGMDYLSEDRVEIRYTLPLAEIVFDFFDQLKSKTRGYASLDYEPTGEQTSSLVKVDILLHGDKVDAFSAITHKDAAYAYGVRLVAKLRELIPRQAFEVPIQAAIGSRVIARETIRAIRKDVLAKCYGGDISRKRKLLEKQKEGKKRMKMVGSVEVPQEAFIAVLSSDDSAGSGKGKK; from the coding sequence GTGCCCGCGATCCCCAGCCACGTGCCCGAGCCGAGCCGTACCGACCCGGCTCTGATCCGCAACTTCTGCATCATCGCGCACATCGACCACGGCAAGTCCACGCTCGCCGACCGGATGCTCCAGCTGACCGGTGTGGTCGAGCAGCGCCAGATGCGTGCTCAGTACCTCGACCGCATGGACATCGAGCGTGAGCGCGGAATCACGATCAAGTCGCAGGCGGTGCGTCTGCCGTGGGCTCCGACCGACGACAAGAGCAACACGCACATCCTCAACATGATCGACACCCCCGGGCACGTCGACTTCACCTACGAGGTCTCGCGGTCGCTCGCCGCGTGCGAGGGCACCGTCCTCCTCGTCGACGCCGCCCAGGGCATCGAGGCGCAGACCCTCGCCAACCTCTACCTGGCGATGGAGAACGACCTCACGATCATCCCGGTGCTGAACAAGATCGACCTGCCGGCCGCGCAGCCCGAGAAGTTCGCCGAGGAGCTCGCGAACCTCGTCGGCTGCGACCCGTCCGACGTGCTCAAGGTCTCCGCGAAGACCGGACTCGGTGTCGACGCGCTGCTCGACCGGGTCGTCAAGGAGGTCCCGGCCCCGGTCGGTGTCGCCGACGCCCCCGCCCGCGCGATGATCTTCGACTCGGTCTACGACTCCTACCGCGGTGTCGTGACGTACGTCCGTGTCATCGACGGCCAGCTCAACAAGCGCGAGCGCATCAAGATGATGTCGACCGGCGCCACCCACGAGCTGCTGGAGATCGGCACGAACTCGCCCGAGATGCTCGGCGCCGACGGCCTCGGTGTCGGTGAGGTGGGATACCTCATCACCGGTGTGAAGGACGTCCGCCAGTCCAAGGTCGGTGACACCGTCACCAGCCAGCAGAAGGGGGCGACCGAGGCGCTCGGGGGCTACAAGGACCCCAAGCCCATGGTCTTCTCCGGCCTGTATCCACTGGACGGCTCCGACTACCCCGAGCTGCGCGAGGCGCTGGACAAGCTCCAGCTCAACGACGCCGCGCTCGTCTACGAGCCGGAGACCTCCGCCGCCCTCGGCTTCGGCTTCCGCGTCGGCTTCCTCGGCCTGCTCCACCTCGACGTGATCCGTGAGCGCCTGGAGCGCGAGTTCGGGCTCGACCTGATCGCGACCGCGCCCAACGTGGTCTACCGGGTCGTGATGGAGGACGGCACCGAGCACACCGTCACCAACCCGAGCGAGTTCCCCGAGGGCAAGATCAACGAGGTGTACGAGCCCGTCGTACGCGCCACGATCCTCGCCCCGACCGAGTTCATCGGCTCGATCATGGAGCTGTGCCAGACCCGGCGCGGCACCCTGCTCGGCATGGACTACCTGTCCGAGGACCGCGTCGAGATCCGCTACACGCTCCCCCTCGCGGAGATCGTGTTCGACTTCTTCGACCAGCTCAAGTCGAAGACGCGCGGTTACGCCTCGCTGGACTACGAGCCCACCGGCGAGCAGACGTCCTCCCTGGTCAAGGTCGACATCCTGCTGCACGGCGACAAGGTGGACGCCTTCTCGGCGATCACCCACAAGGACGCCGCGTACGCCTACGGGGTGCGGCTGGTCGCCAAGCTGCGCGAGCTCATCCCGCGGCAGGCCTTCGAGGTGCCCATCCAGGCCGCCATCGGTTCCCGGGTCATCGCCCGCGAGACCATCCGCGCCATCCGCAAGGACGTCCTCGCCAAGTGCTACGGCGGTGATATCTCCCGGAAGAGGAAGCTGCTCGAGAAGCAGAAGGAAGGCAAGAAGCGGATGAAGATGGTGGGTTCCGTGGAGGTTCCGCAGGAGGCCTTCATCGCCGTGCTCTCCAGCGATGACAGCGCGGGGTCGGGCAAGGGCAAGAAGTAA